One stretch of Cololabis saira isolate AMF1-May2022 chromosome 15, fColSai1.1, whole genome shotgun sequence DNA includes these proteins:
- the tbxta gene encoding T-box transcription factor T-A, translated as MSSSNPDQRLEHLLSAVESEFQKGSEKGDVSERDIKVTLEDAELWNKFKELTNEMIVTKTGRRMFPVLRASVSGLDPNAMYSVLLDFVAADNNRWKYVNGEWVPGGKPEPQSPSCVYIHPDSPNFGAHWMKAPVSFSKVKLSNKLNGGGQIMLNSLHKYEPRIHIVKVGGIQKMISSQSFPETQFIAVTAYQNEEITALKIKHNPFAKAFLDAKERSDHKDVPDHGADGQQSGYSQLGGWFLPGQSPICPSSSPPQFSGSAGHSSGSYCERYSSLRSHRGAPYPSHYPHRPSSTNSYMDNSSGGLPAHDSWSLQIPNSSGMGTLSHSSNASSNSSQYPSLWSVAGTTLAPSGSASGSIPGGLTSQFLRGSSYTGLTSSLPVSSPSSMYDPGLGDVAVGDGQFESSIARLTATWAPVAQSY; from the exons ATGAGCTCCTCGAACCCCGACCAGCGCCTGGAGCACCTGCTGAGCGCCGTGGAGAGCGAGTTCCAGAAGGGCAGCGAGAAGGGAGACGTGTCGGAGAGGGATATTAAAGTGACGCTGGAGGACGCGGAGCTGTGGAACAAGTTCAAAGAGCTGACCAACGAGATGATCGTCACCAAGACGGGGAG GAGGATGTTCCCCGTCCTCCGGGCCAGCGTCTCCGGCCTCGACCCCAACGCCATGTACTCCGTGCTGCTGGACTTCGTGGCGGCGGACAACAACCGCTGGAAGTACGTGAACGGGGAGTGGGTCCCGGGGGGCAAGCCGGAGCCCCAGAGCCCCAGCTGCGTCTACATCCACCCGGACTCCCCCAACTTCGGCGCGCACTGGATGAAGGCGCCGGTGTCCTTCAGCAAGGTCAAGCTGTCCAACAAGCTGAACGGCGGCGGCCAG ATCATGCTGAACTCTCTGCACAAGTACGAGCCCAGGATCCACATCGTGAAGGTGGGAGGAATCCAGAAGATGATCAGCAGCCAGTCCTTCCCCGAGACCCAGTTCATCGCCGTGACGGCCTACCAGAACGAGGAG ATCACCGCCCTCAAGATCAAGCACAACCCCTTCGCCAAAGCCTTCCTGGACGCCAAGGAGAG GAGTGACCACAAGGACGTCCCGGACCACGGCGCCGACGGCCAGCAGTCCGGCTACTCCCAGC TGGGCGGCTGGTTCCTGCCCGGCCAGAGCCCCATCTGCCCCAGCAGCAGCCCCCCCCAGTTCAGCGGCTCGGCCGGCCACTCGTCCGGCTCCTACTGCGAGCGCTACTCCAGCCTGAGGAGCCACCGGGGGGCGCCGTACCCCAGCCACTACCCGCACCGGCCCTCCAGCACCA ACTCCTACATGGACAACTCGTCCGGCGGCCTGCCGGCCCACGACTCCTGGTCCCTGCAGATCCCCAACTCCTCGGGGATGGGGACGCTGTCCCACAGCAGCAACGCCTCGTCCAACTCCAG CCAGTACCCCAGCCTGTGGTCGGTTGCCGGCACCACGCTCGCCCCGTCCGGCTCGGCCTCCGGCTCCATCCCCGGCGGCCTGACCTCCCAGTTCCTGCGGGGCTCGTCCTACACGGGCCTGACGTCCTCGCTGCCCGTGTCCTCGCCGTCCTCCATGTACGACCCGGGCCTGGGCGACGTCGCCGTGGGCGACGGCCAGTTCGAGAGCTCCATCGCCCGGCTGACGGCCACCTGGGCGCCGGTGGCCCAGAGCTACTGA